The Polyodon spathula isolate WHYD16114869_AA chromosome 23, ASM1765450v1, whole genome shotgun sequence genome has a window encoding:
- the hesx1 gene encoding homeobox expressed in ES cells 1, with product MPSSAQFQKVLTDRKTTFTIESILGLDRKKECAPSARPHKPWTGPEVSSQQDAAPVTRKLVLLPQMKDQEDKNVVYNKMRCSESYKRALNWYIGRRPRTAFSGAQIEVLESVFRVNPYPGIDVREELARQLELDEDRIQIWFQNRRAKLKRSRRESQFLLVKKVFTALQDPTEP from the exons ATGCCCTCTTCAGCGCAATTTCAGAAAGTGCTGACTGACAGGAAGACTACGTTTACTATTGAGAGTATTTTGGGACTCGACAGAAAGAAGGAATGTGCGCCCTCAGCGAGACCACACAAGCCGTGGACGG GTCCAGAAGTCAGCAGCCAACAAGACGCGGCTCCTGTAACGCGCAAGCTCGTCCTGTTGCCGCAGATGAAAGATCAAGAGGACAAAAATGTCGTCTACAATAAGATGCGCTGCTCAGAGTCCTACAAACGAGCTTTGAACTGGTACATAGGCAGGAGGCCCAGGACGGCTTTTAGTGGAGCCCAG ATCGAGGTGCTGGAGAGTGTGTTCAGAGTGAACCCCTACCCCGGGATCGATGTGAGGGAGGAGCTGGCACGCCAGCTGGAGCTGGATGAGGACCGGATCCAG ATTTGGTTCCAGAATCGGCGTGCTAAACTGAAACGGTCTCGCAGAGAGTCTCAGTTCCTCCTCGTGAAAAAGGTCTTCACAGCTCTGCAGGACCCGACCGAGCCTTGA